The Coffea arabica cultivar ET-39 chromosome 1e, Coffea Arabica ET-39 HiFi, whole genome shotgun sequence genome has a window encoding:
- the LOC140009595 gene encoding uncharacterized protein produces the protein MTESSSSPASALSSWLSSMLSGKSDGEIEDLLDRMLTRLALCDDSKLQDLLSKLLPLSISSLSSSSQSVRNKVLEILNHVNKRVKHQPEIGLPLVELWQLYLESGNAPMVRSFCVVYVEMAIDRARKEDKENLVPTFLATISKLPSQHQEILLRISVKVIGECYSAQIDDQVVAKYKSLGGSQDREIFLDFGLQTLLYQPTSQSGGCPAGLSVTQRDRVSGKKTLTIEMLRSRKLGILNIVEAMELPPEYVYPLYLVACVDSQESVTRRGDELLKKHASAANLEDAKLIGRLLLLFNGNTGPERIPQESKVTPGSPALRVKLMSVFCRSVLAANSFPSTLQCIFGCIYGSDTIARLKQLGMEFTVWVFKHARPDQLKLMGPVILTGILSSLDNYSTSDSDAIFRQIKTFAYQAIGLLAERMPQLFREKTDMAIRLFEALKMEAQFLRLVIQDATNSLALAYKGAPSNVLKSLESLLLIYSQLEQSEVRFCAVRWVTSLFDMQHCPSRFICMLAAADPKLDIREMALEGLFPGEDQRKTLSTELSIQYPKLVDMLDYILEQQPALTDSAGLGQSKLLFHSATYVAMIKFLLKCFESDVKQNTILEDSKFVYSVDKLCSLLEHAMAYEGSIELHADASKALITVATHVPQVISSRYVNKVLWLKQLLGHLDFGTRESIAQLLGVASSALPVSASSDLISELISSVGGMLKPRFEMQHGVLCALGYVTANCLLKAPTISDSLLQNTVKCLVDVVNSESASLASAAMQALGHIGLSVPLPLLPHDSGLANVLTLLHGTLSKLLFREEIKAIQRIVIALGHMSVKETSSSFLTTTLDLIFSLCRSKAEDILFAAGEALAFLWGGVPVTTDMILKTNYSSLSATSNFLMADVVSSLSTSRNIHSEVDENYHSAVRDAITRKLFDGLLYSNKKEELCAGTVWLLSLTMYCGHHPTIQQLLPDIQEAFSHLLGEQNELTQELASQGLSIVYELGDASMKKNLVNALVGTLTGSGKRKRAVKLLENTEVFQDGAIGESPTGGKLSTYKELCNLANEMGQPDLIYKFMDLANYQASLNSKRGAAFGFSKIAKHAGDALQPYLRSLIPRLVRYQYDPEKNVQDAMAHIWKSLVVDSKRTIDEHLDLIIDDLLMQCGSRLWRSREASCLAIADIIQGRKFDQVEKHLGRIWKAAFRAMDDIKETARNSGDKLCRAVTSLTVRLCDVSLTPMSEARQAMTIVLPLLLTEGIMSKVDSIRKASIGVVTKLAKGSGVAIRPHLPDLVCCMLESLSSLEDQGLNYVELHAANVGIQADKLENLRISIAKGSPMWETLDFCIEVVDTQSLELLIPRLAQLVRSGVGLNTRVGVANFISLLVQKVGLGIKPFTSMLLKLLFPVVKEEKSTASKRAFANACATILKFAAPSQAEKVIEDTAALHAGDRNDQISGAILLKSYSSLANDALSGYKVVIVPVIFVSRFEDDKTVSNLYEELWEENMGSERISLQLYLGEIVNLISEGIMASSWASKRKAAQAITRLSEVLGESLSPHHPVLLTCLLKEVPGRLWEGKDVILHALSALCTSCHAAISATDPDAPNAILSLILSACMKKVKKYREAAFSSLEQIIKAFRNPDFFNIVFPSLFEMCNMDTSSKTEQIPSTTGTKTEEAELENFSDVHGNIVNCITSLIHVARVTDIVEQKTKLIDVFSISLTPKFPWTVKMSVFSSLKELSSRLGDIPFNSEDPSLPASSTAFFHELFHKVSPGVVECIRTIKIGQVHVAASECLLDLLTMYRDTHPVHPPEIGFKDELLHLSEIEKSEEAKFSLRKCVDILETLERDSNTLPECS, from the exons ATGACCGAATCATCATCGTCGCCCGCGTCGGCGTTGTCGTCGTGGTTATCTTCAATGCTGTCCGGCAAGTCGGACGGCGAGATAGAGGACTTATTGGACCGGATGCTGACTCGGTTGGCTCTTTGCGATGACTCGAAGCTTCAAGACTTGCTCTCCAAGCTACTTCCTCTTTCCATTTCCTCCCTCTCTTCTTCATCGCAGTCCGTCCGAAACAAA GTTCTTGAGATTTTAAACCATGTGAACAAGAGAGTAAAGCACCAGCCAGAGATTGGTTTACCATTAGTAGAGTTGTGGCAATTGTATTTGGAATCTGGTAATGCTCCAATGGTTAGGAGCTTTTGTGTTGTTTATGTTGAGATGGCAATTGATCGAGCAAGGAAGGAG GATAAAGAAAACTTAGTTCCTACTTTTCTTGCAACCATTTCAAAGCTTCCTTCTCAGCATCAAGAGATATTGTTGAGAATCTCAGTAAAG GTGATTGGTGAATGCTATTCAGCTCAAATTGATGATCAAGTTGTGGCAAAATATAAAAGCCTTGGTGGCTCACAGGACAGAGagatatttcttgattttggccTTCAAACGCTTTTATATCAGCCTACTTCTCAAAG TGGTGGATGCCCAGCAGGGCTTTCAGTTACTCAGAGGGACCGTGTTAGCGGTAAAAAGACCTTGACAATTGAAATGCTTCGTAGTAGAAAG TTAGGGATCTTAAACATTGTGGAGGCTATGGAGCTGCCCCCTGAATATGTTTATCCCCTCTATTTAGTTGCCTGTGTTGACAG TCAGGAATCTGTTACTAGGAGAGGGGATGAGCTTTTGAAGAAGCATGCTAGTGCAGCAAATTTAGAAGATGCAAAACTGATAGGCAGATTACTTCTATTGTTCAATG GCAATACTGGACCTGAAAGGATTCCGCAAGAATCCAAAGTCACTCCTGGGAGTCCCGCCTTAAGGGTGAAGCTAATGTCCGTCTTCTGCCGATCAGTATTGGCAGCAAACAGTTTCCCGTCAACTTTACAGTGCATCTTTGGCTGCATATATG GAAGCGATACCATCGCCAGGTTGAAGCAGCTGGGGATGGAATTTACTGTTTGGGTCTTCAAACAT GCAAGGCCAGATCAGTTAAAGCTTATGGGCCCTGTCATCCTTACTGGAATTCTGAGCTCGCTTGATAATTATTCAACATCAGATTCAG ATGCTATTTTCAGGCAGATAAAAACGTTTGCCTATCAGGCAATTGGGTTGCTTGCAGAACGGATGCCACAACTTTTCAG AGAGAAAACGGATATGGCCATTCGACTTTTTGAGGCACTGAAAATGGAAGCTCAATTTTTGCGTTTAGTCATTCAAGATGCCACTaattcacttgctttggcatatAAG GGTGCACCCTCTAATGTGTTGAAGAGTTTGGAGTCGCTTCTTCTAATATATTCTCAATTG GAACAAAGTGAAGTTCGATTTTGTGCTGTCAGATGGGTGACATCCTTGTTCGACATGCAGCATTGCCCTAGCCGATTCATTTGTATGCTTGCTGCTGCTGACCCTAAATTGGACATTAG GGAGATGGCATTAGAAGGTTTGTTTCCTGGAGAAGATCAAAGAAAGACTCTTAGCACTGAATTGAGTATCCAATACCCAAAACTAGTAGACATGCTAGATTATATTCTGGAACAGCAGCCAGCATTGACAGATTCAGCTGGTCTGGGGCAAAGCAAGCTACTTTTCCATTCAGCGACCTATGTAGCTATGATCAAATTTTTGTTGAAGTGCTTTGaatcagatgtaaagcaaaatACCATACTGGAAGATTCAAAGTTTGTATATTCTGTGGATAAACTATGTTCACTTCTAGAGCATGCCATGGCATACGAAGGCTCTATTGAGCTGCATGCTGATGCCTCCAAGGCATTGATAACTGTTGCAACACATGTTCCACAG GTAATATCATCTCGCTATGTGAATAAAGTGTTGTGGCTAAAGCAATTACTGGGTCATCTGGACTTTGGTACACGTGAATCAATAGCGCAGTTACTTGGAGTTGCCTCCTCTGCGCTTCCTGTCTCTGCATCCTCTGATCTGATTTCTGAACTGATATCCTCAGTTGGCGGGATGCTGAAGCCAAG GTTTGAGATGCAGCATGGTGTGCTTTGTGCTTTAGGATATGTTACAGCAAATTGCTTGTTGAAGGCACCTACT ATATCAGATTCCTTGCTTCAGAATACGGTTAAATGTCTGGTTGATGTAGTTAATTCAGAGAGTGCTTCTCTAGCTTCTGCTGCAATGCAAGCTCTAGGACATATTGGACTAAGTGTTCCACTTCCTCTGCTGCCTCATGATTCTGGTTTAG CCAATGTTTTAACGCTGTTGCATGGAACATTAAGCAAGCTTCTATTTCGTGAAGAAATTAAAGCAATCCAGAGGATTGTTATTGCTTTGGGTCATATGTCTGTTAAAGAGACATCCTCTTCGTTCCTGACTACAACCCTTGATTTGATTTTCAGTCTATGCCGCTCTAAG GCTGAGGATATCTTGTTTGCTGCTGGTGAGGCGCTTGCATTTTTATGGGGTGGTGTTCCTGTGACTACTGACATGATTCTCAAAACGAACTATTCTTCACTTTCTGCTACATCAAACTTCCTGATGGCTGATGTTGTGTCATCTTTGTCAACTTCTCGGAACATACATTCTGAAGTTGATGAGAACTACCATAGTGCAGTTAGAGATGCAATTACTAGGAAATTATTTGATGGACTTTTGTATAGCAACAAAAAGGAGGAGCTGTGTGCTGGAACTGTCTGGCTACTGTCGCTGACAATGTACTGTGGCCACCATCCAACAATTCAGCAGTTGCTTCCTGACATCCAG GAAGCTTTTTCACACCTTCTGGGAGAACAGAATGAACTCACACAAGAACTTGCATCTCAGGGCCTCAGTATTGTATATGAACTTGGTGATGCTTCGATGAAGAAAAACTTGGTGAATGCCCTAGTTGGCACACTAACTGGTTCAGGGAAGAGGAAAAGAGCTGTAAAG CTGTTAGAAAACACTGAAGTGTTTCAAGATGGTGCAATTGGTGAAAGTCCTACGGGAGGAAAATTGAGCACTTACAAGGAACTTTGCAACCTCGCAAATGAGATGGGGCAACCTGACTTGATTTACAAGTTCATGGACTTGGCTAATTATCAGGCTTCACTAAATTCCAAAAGAGGTGCTGCGTTTGGGTTCTCTAAGATAGCCAAGCATGCTGGAGATGCCCTACAGCCATACTTGCGTTCATTGATTCCAAGACTTGTTCGCTACCAGTATGACCCTGAGAAAAATGTTCAG GATGCTATGGCACATATCTGGAAGTCACTGGTGGTTGACTCCAAGAGGACAATCGATGAACACTTGGATCTCATTATTGATGATCTTCTGATGCAGTGCGGATCAAGGCTCTGGCGCTCACGTGAAGCTTCTTGCCTTGCTATTGCAGATATAATTCAAGGACGTAAATTTGACCAG GTTGAGAAGCATTTGGGGAGAATATGGAAAGCTGCTTTTCGTGCCATGGATGACATAAAGGAGACTGCCCGTAATTCTGGTGACAAATTATGCCGTGCCGTCACTTCATTGACTGTGAGGTTGTGTGATGTCTCTCTTACACCTATGTCAGAGGCAAGACAGGCAATGACTATTGTACTGCCTTTATTGCTAACGGAAGGAATAATGAGTAAAGTTGACAGTATTCGCAAGGCATCCATTGGAGTAGTCACAAAGCTTGCGAAG GGTTCTGGTGTTGCAATTCGTCCACATTTACCTGACCTTGTTTGCTGCATGCTGGAAAGTTTGTCCAGCCTCGAAGATCAAGGGCTAAATTATGTTGAG CTGCATGCAGCAAATGTTGGAATTCAGGCTGATAAGCTTGAAAACTTGCGTATTTCAATAGCCAAAGGTTCTCCAATGTGGGAAACTCTGGACTTCTGCATAGAGGTTGTTGATACACAATCACTGGAATTATTGATACCTCGCCTTGCTCAGCTGGTTCGTTCTGGTGTTGGCTTAAACACTAG GGTGGGGGTTGCCAATTTTATAAGCTTGTTAGTTCAAAAAGTTGGACTTGGTATCAAACCATTCACAAGCATGTTACTGAAGCTTCTATTTCCAGTTGTTAAGGAGGAGAAGAGCACAGCATCTAAACGTGCCTTTGCAAATGCTTGTGCAACAATCTTAAAGTTTGCAGCTCCTTCTCAAGCAGAGAAGGTAATTGAAGACACAGCAGCTCTGCATGCTGGCGACAGGAATGATCAAATTTCTGGGGCAATTCTTTTAAAAAGCTATTCTTCTTTGGCCAATGATGCATTGAGTGGCTACAAAGTTGTAATTGTACCAGTTATTTTTGTTTCAAG ATTTGAGGATGACAAGACTGTATCTAATCTATATGAGGAACTGTGGGAAGAAAACATGGGCAGTGAACGAATAAGTCTCCAATTATACTTGGGAGAAATAGTTAATCTAATTAGTGAGGGGATTATGGCATCCTCATGGGCAAGTAAAAGAAAA GCAGCACAGGCAATTACTAGGCTAAGCGAAGTGCTGGGTGAATCATTATCTCCTCATCATCCTGTGTTGCTCACATGTCTCTTGAAGGAAGTTCCTGGCCGTTTGTGGGAG GGAAAGGATGTAATATTACATGCTTTGTCTGCTCTCTGCACATCATGCCATGCAGCAATTTCTGCCACAGATCCTGATGCACCAAATGCCATTCTGAGCCTTATTTTGTCAGCCTGCATGAAGAAAGTCAAGAAATATCGTGAGGCAGCCTTTTCCTCTCTTGAGCAG ATTATAAAAGCATTCAGGAACCCAGACTTCTTCAACATTGTGTTTCCATCACTATTTGAGATGTGTAACATGGATACCAGTAGCAAGACAGAACAGATTCCTTCCACAACTGGGACCAAAACAG
- the LOC140009599 gene encoding early nodulin-like protein 18, which produces MYHCTASGGLRTVSIFFFFCFCFSICLLPSFSGSVTATTAPAPAPAASEYKNYTVGDSLGWYDTLENPKVDYQKWVAGKNFSLGDFLIFNSDNNHSIIQTYNFTTYKNCDYDNASDNDTVQWASADPSSTSPHPISVAVPLLKVGMTYFFSSDYDGEQCKNGQHFKINVKYGHGLPPSLKNPSNEALAPNNPVPGDDDAAPDTLVPSNFDNPQTVSDNAEPSESVTLSAFSYLFGVKLCWTLILLGVYGIVFN; this is translated from the exons ATGTACCATTGTACAGCTAGCGGTGGCCTAAGAACCGTcagcattttcttcttcttctgcttctgCTTCAGTATCTGTCTTCTGCCGTCTTTTTCAGGATCTGTTACTGCAACAACTGCGCCAGCGCCAGCACCAGCAGCTTCTGAGTACAAGAACTACACTGTTGGAGATTCTCTGGGCTGGTACGATACTCTTGAAAATCCCAAAGTTGATTACCAAAAATGGGTTGCTGGCAAGAATTTCAGCCTTGGTGATTTCCTCA TTTTCAACTCAGACaacaatcattcaatcatcCAGACCTACAACTTCACAACATACAAAAACTGCGATTATGACAATGCCTCAGACAATGACACGGTCCAATGGGCATCTGCAGATCCATCATCAACATCTCCTCATCCAATTTCAGTTGCAGTACCCCTTCTCAAAGTTGGAATGACCTACTTTTTCTCAAGTGATTATGATGGCGAACAATGCAAAAATGGCCAACATTTCAAAATAAACGTAAAATATGGCCATGGCTTGCCACCAAGCCTCAAAAACCCTTCTAATGAAGCCCTAGCACCAAATAATCCTGTCCCCGGTGATGATGATGCTGCACCAGATACGTTAGTTCCTTCCAACTTCGATAATCCACAAACCGTCAGCGATAATGCTGAACCATCAGAGTCTGTAACCCTTTCTGCATTCTCTTATTTGTTTGGTGTCAAATTGTGTTGGACTCTGATTTTGCTGGGAGTATATGGTATTGTATTTAATTAG